In the Hymenobacter tibetensis genome, TTCCAACTGCGCGCCGAAGACGGCCACCAGCTCTGGTTGCGCCCACACGCCGCGGTGCCGGTTACGGTGGTAGCACCCACTAAAACCTCCGCCTTGCTTGCCACGGCGAAACAGGAATTGCAGCAAGGTTGGCAGGGTAGCGCCGGGGCCACCGTCACCCTGACCCTCAAGAAGGACAAGGGCATCAACTACGACGGGTTTCGCCTGAGTGCGCAAGGGGTGCAGGCCGCCACCGAGCGGGGCCTGCTGTACGGGGTATTCGAGCTGCTGCGGCGTCAGCAAACTGGCCAGCCGGTGGCTGATGGCGTTTCCAATCCCTCGTACGAGCTCCGCTTGCTCAACCATTGGGACAACCCTGACGGGTCGGTGGAACGGGGGTACGCGGGCAAGTCCATCTTCTGGCGCAAAGACAGCGCTTTGGTCATGACCAAGCGCGACAAAACCCTGTGGCAAGAATACGCCCGGGCCAACGCCTCGGTGGGCATCAACGGCAGCGTGCTCAACAACGTGAATGCCTCCCCCATGATACTCTCCGCCGAGTACCTGGGCCGCGTGAAAGCCATTGCTGATGTGCTGCGGCCTTACGGCGTGAAGACCTACCTCTCGGTGAAATTTTCGTCGCCGGTGCTGCTGGGGGGCCTGAAAACCGCCGACCCGCTGGACCCAGCCGTCATCAAATGGTGGCGCAGCAAGGCCAAGGAGATTTACCAGCAGGTGCCGGATTTTGGTGGCTTCCTGGTGAAAGCCAGCAGCGAAGGGCAGCCCGGTCCGCAGGACTACGGCCGCACCCACGCCGACGGCGCCAACATGCTGGCTGATGTGCTCAAGCCCTACGGCGGCTTGGTGATGTGGCGGGCCTTCGTGTACAGCCCCAACGACAAGGACCGCGCCAAGCAAGCCTACAACGAGTTTGTGCCGCTCGACGGCAAATTTCGGGACAACGTCATCATTCAGGTGAAAAACGGGCCGGTGGATTTTCAGCCCCGTGAGCCGTTTAGCCCGCTGTTTGGAGCGCTGAAAAAGACGGCCGTCATGCCCGAGTTTCAAATCACGCAGGAGTACCTCGGGCACGCCATCGACCTGGCATATCTGGCGCCGATGTGGGAAGAGTGCTTGCAAAGCGACACCTACCAAGCGGGCCCCGGCAGCACCGTGGCCCGCTGCACCAACGGCAGCGTATACCGCCAGGCGCACTCGGCCATGGCCGGCGTGTCCAACGTGGGCCTGGACACCAACTGGACCGGCCACGACTTCGCGCAGGCTAACTGGTACGCTTTCGGGCGGCTGGCCTGGAACAGCAGCGCCAAAAGCGCCCAACTGGCCGAGGAGTGGCTGAAGCTAACTTTCCAAAACGCCGCCAACGGTGCTACGCAACCAGCCACCGCCGCCGATTGGAATGCCAAGTTCCTGACGCCCGTAACGCAGTTGATGCTGGCCAGCCGTGAGGCCATCGTTGATTACTCGATGCCGCTGGGGTTACACCATATTATGTCGGCCACCCACGAGCACTATGGGCCCGGCCCGTGGTGGGCGCCGCCCAAAATGCGCGCCGACTGGACCCCGCCCTACTACCACCAGGCCGCCGCCAACGGCGTGGGCTTCGACCGCACCAAAACCGGCAGCGACGCCGTGAGCCAGTACCACGAGCCCTTGGCCTCACAGTTCAACAACCCCGCCACCTGCCCCGACGAGTACTTGCTCTGGTTCCATCACCTGCCCTGGGATTTCAAGATGAAAAGCGGCCGCACGCTCTGGGACGAACTGGCCCTGCACTACGAACACGGCGTGCAGCAGATGCGCCAGTTTCAGCGCACCTGGGACCAGGCCCAGCCTTACGTGGATGCCGAGCGGTTTGCGGTGGTGCAAAACAAGTTGCGCACCCAAAGCGGCAACGCCGTGGTGTGGAAAGACGCTTGTTTGCTGTACTTCCAGCAGTTCAGCCACTTACCCATTCCGGCTGCCGTGGAACCGCCCATGCACACGCTGGAAACCCTAGTTGCCAACGACACGCCAACCCGGCCGCGGCAACCCCGCCAGCCTTAGGCACTGCTGATTATTCAGTTAGCTGCTTGCGAGTTGCCCGCTTTGCCCGTTCCCACCCACGTTGTTATGCCTAAATTCCTTTTCTATACGGTCCTGTTTGCGGCAGTTGCGCTAACTGCCACTGCTCCGAGCAGCTACGGCCAAGCAAACCCTAAACCGGGCGAAAACCCTATTCTGCGCGACGTATTCACGGCCGACCCGGCGCCGCTGGTGTACAAGGATAAGGTGTACCTCTATGTGGGCCACGACGAAGCCAAGGAAGGCCAGATGTTCAACATGAACGACTGGCGGTGCTACTCTTCCAGTGATATGAAGAACTGGACCGCGCACGGCTCCATCATGAACGTGCGCGACTTTAAGTGGGCCACGAAGGATGCCTGGGCTTCGCAGGTGGTGGCCCGCAACGGCAAGTTTTACTTCTACGCGGCGGTGCAGGAGGGCGCCCCAGCCAACGCCAAAGCCATCGGCGTGGCCGTGTCGGATAGCCCCACGGGCCCGTTCGTAGATGCCCGCGGCTCGGCCCTTATTTCCGATAAAACCACCCCCGGCCCCAACGGCTGGGACGATATCGACCCCACCGTGTTCGTGGATGACGACGGCACGGCGTGGCTGGCCTGGGGCAACCCCAACTGCTACCTAGCTAAGCTCAAGCCCAACATGACGGAGCTCGACGGGCCCATCCAGCGCATTGAGGTGCCCAACTACACCGAAGGCCCGTGGCTGCACAAGCGAGGCAACCTGTACTACCTCACCTACGCCGCCTTTGCGCACCAAGGCATGTCGGAGAAACTCTGCTACGCCACCGCGCCGCGCGTCACCGGCCCCTGGACCTACCAAGGCATCCTCACCGACCAGGCCAAAAACAGCTACACGATTCACCCGGGCATTATTGAGTTCAAAAAGCAGTGGTACTTCTTTTACCACAACGCGACGCTGACCCTACCCACTGGTGAAAGCGGTGCCCTAGGTCGCCGTAGCGTGTGCGTAGAATACCTGTATTATAACCCCGACGGCACCATTCAGCCCATCACCCAAACCGTGGCCGGCGTGAGTGGGCCGCTCAAACCTAGCCCCAACCGACCCGCGCCGCCCGCCAGCGCCCCGGCCACTACGGTCCCTGGCGTCAGCGTCGTGCAAAACCTGCTGCCGCGCCCCGCGCAGTGGCCCGGTGCGCCTGTGCTGAGCACCATGCCTGCCCCGGCCAACACGGCCCTCGACAACATCAGCTTCAACCACGACAAGGGCGGCACCAGCTTGGGGCAGACCTTCCGGGTGCTGGCCGATGGCAAGCTCACGCGCATCGACCTGCTTGGGGGCGACGGGCTCGGCACTGATACCAAGCAGTCCGTCACCCTGGCGCTCTATGACCTAGGCACGCAGGAGAACCCGGCCTACGCCCCCGGCACCAACCTGCTCGGGGGTGGCCAGGGGCTGGCTATTGCCTACACACCGCAGCCCGCCGGACTGTTGCAGTTTGACTTTGCGGGCGCTAACCAAGTTCCCTTGCTGGCCGGCCACACCTATGCCTTTGAGCTGCAAGGCCTGGAAAAGTCGGCGCCGCTTTTCTGGCGCGCGAGCCGCCAGGAGGCGTACGCGGCCGGCAGCGCCTACTTCAACCGGCAGCCGCTGCGCCTAAACGACAAGCCGGGCTACGACTTTGCGCTGGCCGTGTACACCACAGCCGCACCGAAATAATAGGCGCCATCGTGCCGCTGACCACCTAGGAGGCTTTCCCATTTTCTTCACCCGGCTGCCCATAGGGCGGCGCACTTCTGACACGCTATGAGATTGTTATTACCTGTATTGGTGAGCGTTGCCCTGCTGAGCGCAGGTAGTGCTTTTGCCCAAAAGACCCTCATGGAAGCGCCCAAGGGCTTCGACCAGCCCGTGGCGGGCAATGCCACTGGCCGCCTCGATAGCATCAGCTACCCCTCCAAAACGGTGGGCACGGTGCGCAAGGCGCTGGTGTACACGCCGCCGGGCTATTCTAAAAAGAAGAAGTACCCTGTGCTGTATTTGCTGCACGGCATCGGCGGCGACGAAAAGGAATGGCTCAAGGGCGGGCACCCGCAGGTGATTTTGGATAATCTGTACGCGGCCGGCAAGCTCAAGCCCATGCTGGTGGTGATGCCCAACGGCCGGGCCATGAAAGACGACCGGCCTATCGG is a window encoding:
- a CDS encoding alpha-glucuronidase, with translation MKKIFFSILLVSAAFQLRAEDGHQLWLRPHAAVPVTVVAPTKTSALLATAKQELQQGWQGSAGATVTLTLKKDKGINYDGFRLSAQGVQAATERGLLYGVFELLRRQQTGQPVADGVSNPSYELRLLNHWDNPDGSVERGYAGKSIFWRKDSALVMTKRDKTLWQEYARANASVGINGSVLNNVNASPMILSAEYLGRVKAIADVLRPYGVKTYLSVKFSSPVLLGGLKTADPLDPAVIKWWRSKAKEIYQQVPDFGGFLVKASSEGQPGPQDYGRTHADGANMLADVLKPYGGLVMWRAFVYSPNDKDRAKQAYNEFVPLDGKFRDNVIIQVKNGPVDFQPREPFSPLFGALKKTAVMPEFQITQEYLGHAIDLAYLAPMWEECLQSDTYQAGPGSTVARCTNGSVYRQAHSAMAGVSNVGLDTNWTGHDFAQANWYAFGRLAWNSSAKSAQLAEEWLKLTFQNAANGATQPATAADWNAKFLTPVTQLMLASREAIVDYSMPLGLHHIMSATHEHYGPGPWWAPPKMRADWTPPYYHQAAANGVGFDRTKTGSDAVSQYHEPLASQFNNPATCPDEYLLWFHHLPWDFKMKSGRTLWDELALHYEHGVQQMRQFQRTWDQAQPYVDAERFAVVQNKLRTQSGNAVVWKDACLLYFQQFSHLPIPAAVEPPMHTLETLVANDTPTRPRQPRQP
- a CDS encoding glycoside hydrolase family 43 protein, with translation MPKFLFYTVLFAAVALTATAPSSYGQANPKPGENPILRDVFTADPAPLVYKDKVYLYVGHDEAKEGQMFNMNDWRCYSSSDMKNWTAHGSIMNVRDFKWATKDAWASQVVARNGKFYFYAAVQEGAPANAKAIGVAVSDSPTGPFVDARGSALISDKTTPGPNGWDDIDPTVFVDDDGTAWLAWGNPNCYLAKLKPNMTELDGPIQRIEVPNYTEGPWLHKRGNLYYLTYAAFAHQGMSEKLCYATAPRVTGPWTYQGILTDQAKNSYTIHPGIIEFKKQWYFFYHNATLTLPTGESGALGRRSVCVEYLYYNPDGTIQPITQTVAGVSGPLKPSPNRPAPPASAPATTVPGVSVVQNLLPRPAQWPGAPVLSTMPAPANTALDNISFNHDKGGTSLGQTFRVLADGKLTRIDLLGGDGLGTDTKQSVTLALYDLGTQENPAYAPGTNLLGGGQGLAIAYTPQPAGLLQFDFAGANQVPLLAGHTYAFELQGLEKSAPLFWRASRQEAYAAGSAYFNRQPLRLNDKPGYDFALAVYTTAAPK